A single region of the Candidatus Paceibacterota bacterium genome encodes:
- a CDS encoding Ig-like domain-containing protein: MKFADLSNRVRRAGLIALLWGVFIIHTPLASLAGGRVTLTWNPSAGTNIIAEYEIHFGVASGTYSDSVSAGTNTTLTISNLVGGTMYFFAALAIDTYGLKSDFSSEASALIPLSGSNQPPTLDPVINLVFNENAGPQVVNLSGITSGATDEVQTLTVTASSSNTGLIPTPAVNYTSPDKTGTITLNPVAYANGQASITVTVNDGSTNNNMFSRVFTASVLPVNQPPTLDALANVTVSEGAGLQSVSLSGIGSGALNEADTLSVIASSSNPSLIPNPTVNYTSPNASGSISFTPVATANGSATITVTVNDDGVSNNIVSRTFTVTVAPVNQQPTLDRPADVTIDEDAPLQTIALSGITSGAANETQTLSITAVSDDTSIIPNPTIHYTSPNPTGSLTFRPVLLANGSANITVTVNDGGASNNLVARTFTVNVTPVNQAPTLDPLSDLALNESAGLQTVNLTGISAGAPNEYQTLVVTATSSDPSLIPTPKVTYTTPNHTGSIAFTPVALASGSATITVTVNDSAASNNVVSRSFTVTVNSVNQPPTLNALTSVTIDENAGPQTIALSGISAGATNENQTLTVIASSSNAGLIPAPTVAYISPSATGSITFAPVTNAYGSATITITVNDGGASFNTFSRTFTVTVTHVPSRPAVCTYALNLSPTAFSANAASGAFVIGTGSSCTWTIDAPEWVLLSATQGSGAYTGTLVVEPNTGAARLGTVTVNGNGTNVSCTITQEAPVPGAVALAMPLDNATLQSARPQFSWTLSEPVAAKYLVSIDRDGSRYLEQWVEGATNWTASADLPTGNYTWAVQACDAAGIGSWSTNSSFAVQATAPGNIVPLSPSGVVAVSGTQRLTWRADRAATSYEVYIERNGALFVNRWFTLTESVVDPTTGTFAVDVPGMGAGTYLWWVRGSSPAGTGPWSDRLKVFLYRAP; encoded by the coding sequence ATGAAGTTTGCGGACCTTTCCAATCGGGTAAGGCGGGCGGGCCTTATCGCTCTTTTGTGGGGCGTGTTCATCATCCACACCCCTTTAGCTTCGTTGGCTGGCGGCAGAGTGACGCTGACCTGGAACCCAAGCGCCGGCACCAACATAATTGCCGAGTACGAAATTCACTTTGGAGTGGCCAGCGGCACCTACTCTGACAGCGTTTCGGCTGGCACCAATACTACGCTCACTATCTCGAATCTGGTTGGAGGCACGATGTATTTCTTCGCCGCCCTTGCCATTGATACCTATGGCCTAAAGAGCGACTTCTCCTCCGAGGCTTCGGCGCTGATTCCGCTGAGTGGCTCAAACCAGCCGCCTACGCTCGATCCTGTGATTAATCTCGTTTTCAATGAGAATGCCGGACCCCAGGTTGTCAACTTGTCCGGCATCACGTCGGGCGCCACGGACGAAGTGCAGACGTTGACGGTTACGGCCTCTTCCAGCAACACCGGGCTCATCCCGACTCCGGCAGTCAACTACACCAGCCCCGATAAGACAGGCACGATCACCCTCAACCCCGTTGCCTATGCGAATGGCCAGGCCAGTATCACGGTTACTGTTAACGATGGTAGCACCAACAACAACATGTTCTCGCGCGTCTTCACGGCTTCCGTCCTGCCAGTGAACCAGCCCCCCACCCTCGACGCGCTGGCCAATGTCACCGTCAGCGAAGGTGCCGGACTCCAGTCGGTCAGCCTCTCCGGCATTGGCTCCGGCGCGCTCAATGAGGCCGACACACTGTCGGTGATTGCCTCCTCCAGCAACCCAAGCCTGATCCCCAATCCCACGGTCAACTACACCAGCCCCAACGCCAGCGGCTCCATCTCGTTCACCCCGGTCGCCACAGCGAATGGCTCGGCTACCATCACCGTCACCGTCAATGACGACGGCGTGAGCAACAACATTGTTTCACGCACCTTCACGGTCACTGTTGCCCCGGTCAACCAGCAACCCACGCTCGACCGGCCAGCCGATGTCACCATAGACGAGGATGCCCCCTTGCAGACCATCGCCCTTTCCGGCATCACCTCCGGTGCTGCCAACGAGACCCAGACCCTGTCCATCACCGCGGTATCCGATGACACGAGTATCATCCCGAATCCGACAATCCATTACACGAGCCCCAACCCCACAGGCTCACTGACCTTCAGGCCGGTCCTCCTCGCCAACGGTTCCGCCAACATCACCGTGACCGTCAACGACGGCGGCGCCAGCAACAACCTCGTCGCCCGCACCTTCACCGTCAACGTGACCCCAGTCAACCAGGCTCCTACGCTCGACCCGCTGAGCGATCTCGCCCTCAACGAAAGTGCCGGGCTCCAGACCGTCAACCTCACCGGCATTAGCGCGGGCGCGCCGAACGAATACCAGACGCTGGTCGTCACTGCCACCTCCAGTGACCCGAGTCTGATTCCGACTCCAAAGGTCACCTACACTACCCCCAACCACACCGGGTCAATCGCTTTCACGCCCGTCGCTCTTGCCTCCGGTTCTGCCACAATTACCGTCACAGTGAACGACAGCGCCGCCAGCAACAACGTCGTCTCCCGCTCCTTCACCGTCACCGTCAATTCGGTGAACCAACCGCCCACGCTTAATGCGCTGACCAGCGTCACGATTGACGAAAACGCCGGACCTCAAACCATCGCCCTTTCCGGCATCAGCGCCGGCGCCACCAACGAGAACCAGACCTTGACCGTTATCGCCTCCTCCAGTAACGCGGGTCTCATCCCGGCTCCAACGGTTGCCTATATAAGCCCCAGCGCCACGGGCTCGATCACCTTTGCACCGGTCACTAATGCCTATGGCTCGGCCACCATCACCATCACCGTCAACGATGGTGGCGCGAGCTTTAACACTTTCTCCCGCACCTTCACGGTCACAGTCACCCATGTGCCTTCTCGGCCGGCCGTTTGCACTTATGCGCTCAACCTGAGCCCGACCGCGTTCAGCGCCAACGCTGCCAGCGGTGCGTTTGTGATCGGCACCGGGAGCAGTTGCACGTGGACCATTGACGCACCGGAGTGGGTGCTGCTCAGCGCCACCCAAGGCAGCGGGGCCTACACGGGCACATTGGTGGTCGAGCCGAATACCGGCGCGGCCCGGCTGGGCACGGTAACCGTCAACGGTAACGGGACCAACGTCAGTTGCACCATCACCCAGGAGGCGCCGGTGCCGGGAGCCGTTGCGCTGGCCATGCCGCTGGACAACGCCACCCTTCAATCCGCCCGCCCGCAGTTCTCCTGGACGCTATCTGAACCCGTCGCCGCCAAGTATCTCGTTTCAATTGACCGCGACGGGAGCCGTTACCTTGAGCAATGGGTCGAGGGGGCGACGAACTGGACCGCCTCCGCCGATCTGCCGACGGGCAATTATACGTGGGCGGTTCAGGCGTGCGACGCAGCCGGGATTGGCTCCTGGTCCACAAATTCCTCCTTCGCTGTTCAGGCTACCGCGCCGGGCAACATTGTGCCGCTTTCACCTTCCGGGGTGGTGGCGGTCAGTGGAACTCAGCGTCTCACTTGGAGGGCGGACCGGGCGGCGACCAGTTATGAAGTGTACATCGAGCGAAATGGGGCCTTGTTTGTTAACCGCTGGTTCACGCTGACGGAGTCGGTAGTGGACCCCACAACCGGCACCTTCGCGGTGGACGTGCCCGGGATGGGGGCCGGGACGTATCTCTGGTGGGTGCGCGGTTCCAGCCCGGCTGGGACCGGGCCCTGGTCGGACCGCCTGAAAGTCTTCCTGTACCGCGCGCCGTAA
- a CDS encoding DUF108 domain-containing protein has product MSTNRARIGLIGLGYLGRYVYEQIVSRPELGLDVAFVHELAADRLAGVPAEAALPNITAFASRGADLVIEMAHPAVTRQFGEQFLRETDYMPLSMTAFADEGLQDRLIETARRSGTCLFVPHGAVVGLDSIFEGRELWEEVTVVMKKNPKNLDFSAAPQLKPVDVAKPVTLYDGPTRGVCPLFPRNVNSHAAVALAGIGFDRTRSVLVADSSLEVSVIGLTARGKGVALRVERSNPLKGVSGAFTLHSTLAAVCRAKGTAGAMQIC; this is encoded by the coding sequence ATGTCAACGAATAGAGCACGAATCGGGTTGATCGGTTTAGGTTACCTCGGGCGCTACGTGTACGAGCAAATTGTATCGAGGCCCGAACTGGGATTGGACGTCGCTTTCGTGCATGAGCTGGCGGCTGATCGGCTTGCGGGAGTGCCGGCGGAGGCAGCCTTGCCGAATATCACCGCATTCGCCTCGCGCGGTGCCGACCTTGTCATCGAGATGGCGCATCCGGCGGTCACGCGCCAGTTCGGGGAACAGTTCCTTCGGGAAACCGATTACATGCCGCTTTCCATGACGGCCTTTGCTGATGAGGGATTGCAGGACCGGCTGATTGAAACGGCACGGCGCAGTGGCACTTGCCTATTCGTCCCGCACGGGGCGGTGGTTGGTTTGGACAGCATCTTCGAGGGGCGGGAATTGTGGGAAGAAGTGACAGTGGTGATGAAGAAGAACCCGAAGAACCTCGATTTCAGCGCGGCGCCGCAGCTCAAGCCGGTGGACGTTGCCAAACCGGTCACCCTTTATGACGGCCCGACCCGCGGTGTGTGCCCGCTGTTCCCGCGCAATGTGAACTCCCACGCGGCGGTGGCACTGGCCGGGATCGGGTTTGACCGCACGCGCTCGGTGCTGGTGGCTGATTCGTCACTGGAGGTTTCGGTGATCGGACTGACGGCGCGCGGCAAAGGGGTGGCGCTGAGGGTTGAACGCTCCAATCCGTTGAAAGGCGTCAGCGGCGCTTTCACGCTCCATTCAACACTTGCCGCAGTGTGCCGCGCCAAAGGCACGGCCGGGGCGATGCAGATCTGCTGA
- the thrC gene encoding threonine synthase — protein sequence MHKLVSTLTGLEYPFERLEEFADNGEALEVSVGGIERAQPRPGPHIWERFAEFLPFQRVNSATSLGEGNTPLVGAGERLKAYAGVERLLLKNETQNPTWSFKDRGSLACVFMAQAMGERTTATISTGNMGHSIAAYGARADLRVLVFVPEFVPREKLLAMGLHGAVVIRVRAPDYARMKEVVLGLAEEFKLRIVSGNGPIRVEGYKLTAFELYEQTRGELPDYIAVPTSACGHVRGLFKGFRELLAAGLIQRLPRMIVVQAANNSPIVSAIKQGSKRVIPFTNFHTVAEAITTGNPKGGDEIIAKAYAHGWLAEDAAEAEILEAQRVLAQAGWFVEPATATTLCAVRKLKAAGRIGAEDSVLLMLTGAGLKDLDALKHQPCSIIESNLDSVRCDVERGLKVP from the coding sequence ATGCACAAATTGGTTTCCACCCTCACCGGCCTCGAGTATCCCTTCGAGCGGTTGGAGGAATTTGCAGATAACGGCGAGGCGCTGGAAGTGAGCGTCGGCGGCATTGAGCGGGCGCAGCCCCGGCCGGGCCCCCACATTTGGGAGCGGTTCGCGGAGTTTCTGCCGTTCCAGCGGGTGAATTCGGCCACCTCGCTCGGCGAAGGGAACACCCCGCTGGTGGGGGCGGGAGAGCGGCTGAAAGCGTATGCCGGCGTCGAGCGCTTGCTGCTGAAGAACGAGACGCAGAATCCCACCTGGAGCTTCAAGGACCGCGGCTCGCTGGCCTGCGTTTTCATGGCGCAGGCGATGGGCGAGCGGACGACGGCGACTATCTCCACGGGGAACATGGGCCATTCCATCGCGGCGTACGGCGCCCGAGCGGATCTCCGCGTGCTTGTGTTCGTGCCCGAGTTTGTCCCGCGCGAGAAGCTCCTGGCCATGGGCCTCCACGGCGCGGTGGTGATCCGTGTGCGGGCGCCGGATTATGCCCGGATGAAGGAGGTTGTGCTGGGCCTGGCGGAGGAGTTCAAGTTGCGCATTGTGTCGGGCAACGGTCCCATCCGCGTGGAGGGCTACAAGCTGACCGCCTTCGAGTTATATGAGCAAACCCGGGGGGAGCTGCCGGATTACATCGCCGTTCCGACGTCGGCCTGCGGGCATGTTCGCGGGCTGTTCAAAGGCTTCCGTGAACTGCTGGCGGCCGGGCTCATTCAACGCCTGCCCCGAATGATCGTGGTGCAGGCGGCCAACAACAGCCCGATCGTCAGCGCGATCAAGCAAGGATCAAAGCGGGTGATTCCGTTCACGAACTTCCACACGGTAGCCGAGGCCATCACCACGGGTAACCCAAAGGGCGGCGATGAGATCATCGCCAAGGCTTACGCGCATGGCTGGCTGGCCGAGGACGCCGCCGAGGCGGAGATCCTGGAAGCTCAGCGCGTTCTGGCGCAAGCGGGATGGTTCGTCGAGCCGGCCACGGCGACAACGCTCTGTGCCGTGAGGAAGCTCAAGGCGGCCGGCAGGATCGGAGCTGAGGATTCGGTCCTGCTCATGTTGACCGGCGCTGGGCTTAAAGACCTGGATGCCCTGAAACACCAGCCTTGCAGCATCATCGAGAGCAACCTTGACAGCGTGCGGTGTGATGTGGAGCGCGGCCTCAAGGTGCCATGA
- a CDS encoding SDR family oxidoreductase — MSVDTVLITGASSGIGLELARCFAAEGCRLALVARKGNALEALASELRKAHKIQAQVITADLAQPEAPTRLLAHLQAAGLKVDVLVNNAGIGAQGRFAQLPLGRQLEMLQVNITSLTHLTGLLLPGMLERRRGGVLNVASTAAFQPGPGMTVYYATKAYVLSFSEALAEELAGTGVSVTAVCPGPTATNFGTVANMRTLGMVKKVSMTAEAVARLGHRAFRRGKAVAVTGLRNQIPAFLVRVVPRAVVRKITKRLNNVNYA; from the coding sequence ATGAGCGTGGACACGGTGCTGATTACGGGCGCATCCTCCGGCATCGGGTTGGAGCTGGCGCGGTGCTTCGCGGCGGAGGGGTGCCGGCTGGCGCTCGTGGCGCGGAAGGGCAATGCGCTCGAAGCGCTTGCGAGCGAGCTGAGGAAGGCCCACAAGATTCAGGCGCAGGTGATCACCGCCGACCTCGCGCAGCCGGAAGCCCCGACGCGGCTGCTGGCCCATTTGCAGGCGGCGGGGCTCAAAGTGGACGTGCTGGTGAACAATGCCGGAATCGGGGCGCAAGGCAGGTTCGCGCAACTGCCGCTGGGACGGCAGCTTGAGATGTTGCAGGTGAATATCACCAGCCTGACACATCTTACGGGCCTTTTGCTGCCGGGCATGCTCGAACGCCGGCGCGGCGGCGTTCTGAATGTCGCCTCGACTGCTGCTTTTCAGCCCGGTCCTGGCATGACGGTCTATTACGCCACGAAGGCTTATGTGCTGTCGTTCAGTGAAGCCCTGGCCGAGGAACTGGCCGGAACGGGCGTTTCCGTTACTGCCGTATGCCCCGGTCCAACGGCGACGAACTTCGGCACCGTGGCCAACATGAGGACGCTGGGGATGGTGAAGAAGGTGTCCATGACGGCCGAAGCGGTTGCCCGCCTCGGGCATCGGGCTTTTCGCAGGGGGAAGGCGGTTGCCGTCACGGGGCTGCGCAACCAGATTCCCGCATTTCTGGTCCGCGTGGTGCCGCGCGCGGTGGTCCGCAAGATTACCAAACGGCTGAACAACGTAAATTATGCCTGA
- a CDS encoding ABC-F family ATP-binding cassette domain-containing protein, which translates to MLTLSGISKAYGERVLFADVTLQVNRLDRIGLVGPNGAGKTTLFSIILGEEPADTGKISSERGISIGYLPQENAPVADETVIELATGITPEYTKLRRILKAWEADHPTAALHPEEIHDDVHDRFNELGGYRLEAKAKQILAGLSFREKDFDRPAREMSGGWVMRAHLGRLLTQEPDLLLLDEPTNHLDLEALLWFQDYLKGYPGAILVISHDREFLNQLVGSIVEIRQSKLIRYRGGYDEFLEQRQAYEEQLLAAYKHQEREIARLMEFVNRFRAKNTKATQAQSKLKQIERMDKIEAPEGEDRKLSFQFPQPQRSGLRVVKLEHIQHAYGDNVVYRGMNFQAERGQRTVLVGPNGAGKSTLLKILAGVLTPQAGTRTLGHNAKAGYYSQYRVDMLHPDRTVLEEAFDTPQRLTEQFVRTLLGCFLFRGDDVFKRVEVLSGGEKSRLALVKLLLDPPNLLLMDEPTTHLDLSSVDALAYALDQFEGTLVFISHDVYFIRALANHVVHVDAGRLTHYPGGYQYYLDKTKAQSERAGLTAAGGGRAEGLASPGNQGTRERLPSPTMDRKAQKRVEAEQRQARSRERKAQQQLVHRLEKEIQELEARQAEMIAELERQETYEQPGRAAGINRELMDVQRRLAELNPEWEQEATRLAALDR; encoded by the coding sequence ATGTTGACGTTGTCTGGCATCAGCAAGGCGTATGGCGAACGGGTGTTGTTCGCCGACGTCACATTGCAGGTGAACCGTTTGGATCGGATTGGGCTTGTCGGTCCGAACGGGGCCGGCAAGACCACCCTCTTTTCGATCATACTTGGCGAAGAACCGGCCGACACGGGCAAGATATCCTCCGAGCGCGGCATCTCGATCGGCTACCTGCCGCAGGAAAACGCGCCGGTCGCGGACGAGACCGTCATCGAGCTGGCCACGGGCATCACGCCGGAATACACGAAACTCCGCCGCATCCTCAAGGCCTGGGAGGCGGATCACCCAACCGCGGCGCTGCATCCCGAGGAGATCCATGATGATGTGCATGACCGGTTCAACGAGTTGGGCGGCTATCGCCTGGAAGCCAAGGCCAAGCAGATTCTCGCCGGACTCAGCTTCCGGGAGAAGGACTTCGACCGGCCCGCCCGGGAGATGAGCGGGGGCTGGGTGATGCGCGCGCACCTGGGACGGCTGTTGACGCAGGAGCCGGACCTGCTCCTGCTGGATGAGCCGACCAACCATCTGGACCTGGAGGCATTGCTCTGGTTCCAGGATTACTTGAAAGGCTACCCGGGGGCGATTCTCGTCATTTCGCACGACCGCGAGTTTCTCAACCAGTTAGTGGGGAGCATCGTGGAGATTCGCCAAAGCAAGCTGATCCGCTACCGGGGCGGGTATGACGAATTTCTCGAACAACGCCAGGCCTACGAGGAGCAGTTGCTGGCGGCTTACAAGCACCAGGAGCGCGAAATCGCCCGGCTCATGGAATTTGTCAATCGCTTTCGCGCCAAAAATACCAAGGCCACGCAAGCCCAGAGCAAGCTCAAGCAGATCGAGCGCATGGACAAGATCGAGGCGCCCGAGGGGGAGGATCGCAAGCTCAGTTTCCAATTCCCCCAGCCGCAGCGCAGCGGACTCCGGGTGGTGAAGCTGGAGCACATCCAACATGCCTACGGCGATAACGTGGTGTACCGCGGTATGAACTTTCAGGCCGAGCGTGGTCAGCGCACCGTGTTGGTGGGCCCAAACGGGGCGGGGAAGTCCACCTTGCTGAAGATTCTCGCAGGCGTGCTCACGCCGCAGGCGGGCACGCGCACGCTCGGCCACAACGCCAAGGCGGGCTATTACTCGCAGTATCGCGTGGACATGCTGCACCCGGATCGCACGGTCCTGGAAGAGGCGTTCGACACACCGCAGCGCCTGACCGAGCAATTCGTTCGCACCTTGCTCGGCTGCTTTCTGTTCCGGGGCGATGATGTGTTCAAGCGGGTCGAGGTGCTGAGCGGCGGCGAGAAGAGCCGCCTGGCGCTGGTGAAGCTCTTGCTGGACCCGCCCAACCTGCTGCTCATGGACGAGCCGACCACGCATCTGGACCTGTCCAGCGTTGACGCCCTGGCCTATGCGCTCGACCAGTTTGAAGGCACGCTCGTGTTCATCAGCCATGACGTCTATTTCATCCGCGCGCTGGCGAACCATGTCGTCCACGTGGATGCCGGCCGGTTGACGCATTACCCTGGCGGCTACCAGTATTACCTGGACAAGACGAAGGCCCAATCCGAGCGGGCGGGGCTGACGGCGGCTGGAGGCGGGCGGGCGGAAGGCCTGGCCAGCCCAGGCAATCAAGGCACGCGGGAACGCTTGCCCTCCCCGACGATGGACCGGAAAGCGCAGAAGCGGGTCGAGGCCGAGCAACGCCAGGCGCGCTCGCGGGAACGCAAGGCCCAGCAGCAGTTGGTGCACCGGCTGGAAAAGGAGATTCAGGAACTTGAGGCCCGACAGGCGGAGATGATCGCCGAGCTGGAGAGGCAGGAGACTTACGAGCAGCCCGGACGCGCGGCGGGGATCAACCGTGAATTGATGGACGTTCAGCGCCGCCTGGCCGAGCTGAATCCTGAGTGGGAACAGGAAGCTACCCGGTTGGCGGCGCTGGATCGGTAA
- a CDS encoding sugar phosphate isomerase/epimerase family protein, with amino-acid sequence MIRIGIHTDNWRPLSVGFEGACEKIAATGIKHIEFAVVHGQNFIAALGYDPGVSLQSNPRAIRRYLDKLGLAVSQIDGSYPMMGPNGSAFGVQYVTQSIRFAADLGCPMVDTVDGAFETPGLTRKEVFRVTCDNYRQCLSWAEDYKVVINVEPHGPYTNDVEFMQNLFKHFDSEYLRCNFDTGNTFIAGHNPLDYLKALRKYVSHCHIKDVSPALAAAVRGEETGIGSSEVHVGGGVNADNIRACMAFLHRHGWDGVVSLECSGTDENTRKSVEWMKGVVKGLGKEAKRR; translated from the coding sequence ATGATTCGCATAGGAATACACACCGACAATTGGAGGCCCCTGAGCGTTGGCTTCGAAGGCGCCTGTGAGAAGATCGCTGCCACGGGCATTAAGCACATTGAGTTCGCCGTCGTTCACGGGCAGAACTTCATCGCCGCCCTGGGCTACGATCCGGGGGTTTCGCTCCAGTCCAACCCCCGAGCTATCCGCCGTTACCTGGACAAGCTCGGTCTCGCCGTTTCGCAGATTGACGGCTCCTATCCGATGATGGGGCCCAACGGCTCGGCTTTTGGCGTGCAATACGTCACCCAGTCCATCCGTTTTGCCGCGGACCTGGGCTGCCCGATGGTGGACACTGTGGACGGCGCCTTCGAGACGCCCGGCCTGACGCGCAAGGAGGTCTTCCGCGTCACTTGCGACAACTATCGCCAGTGCCTTTCCTGGGCCGAGGACTACAAGGTCGTCATCAACGTCGAGCCGCACGGCCCTTACACCAACGACGTCGAGTTCATGCAGAACCTCTTCAAGCACTTTGACTCCGAGTATTTGCGCTGCAACTTCGACACCGGCAACACGTTCATCGCCGGCCACAACCCGCTCGACTACCTGAAGGCCTTGCGCAAATACGTCAGCCATTGCCACATCAAGGACGTTAGTCCCGCCCTGGCCGCCGCCGTGCGCGGCGAAGAGACCGGCATCGGCAGTTCCGAGGTTCATGTCGGCGGCGGCGTCAACGCCGACAACATCCGCGCCTGCATGGCGTTCCTGCACCGGCACGGCTGGGACGGCGTGGTCTCCCTCGAATGCAGCGGCACGGACGAGAATACGCGCAAGAGTGTCGAGTGGATGAAGGGCGTGGTAAAGGGCCTCGGGAAAGAGGCGAAGAGGCGGTGA
- a CDS encoding Gfo/Idh/MocA family oxidoreductase, producing the protein MTTSLPQISRRAFLATAATATAITVLKPSLVLGSQANSALEIGLIGCGGRGSWIANLFAESGKYRLVACADYFQDKVDAVGEQHGIDRARRHTGLSGYKRLLDSKLDAVVIETPPYFHPQQAADAVDAGKHVYLAKPIAVDAPGCQAIAEAGERATARKRVFLVDFQTRADANFRDAVGQVHKGAMGPLVMAEAWYPWAGGGRGQPPATPEQQLRSWYYVLPLSGDFIVEQSIHSLDLVTWIINADPIRARGTGGHKVRPANSIYDHFAVTYWFPNDLVLSFTCIQSIPMVKDEIRARVFGANGYIDADYYTGVTLRGPETAVRATVGDLYKSGTVVNINEFHVAVTQGDCSNPTVAPSVRSNLTAILGREVAYHRKELTLAALLKQGRKLEPDLKGLNA; encoded by the coding sequence ATGACTACAAGCCTTCCCCAGATTTCCCGCCGGGCGTTTCTCGCCACTGCTGCCACCGCCACCGCCATCACGGTGCTGAAGCCGTCGCTGGTCCTCGGCTCCCAGGCCAACTCGGCCCTGGAGATCGGCCTTATCGGCTGCGGGGGGCGCGGCAGTTGGATTGCCAACCTCTTCGCCGAGTCCGGCAAGTATAGGCTCGTGGCCTGTGCGGATTACTTCCAGGACAAGGTGGACGCCGTAGGCGAGCAACACGGCATTGATCGTGCGCGCCGCCACACCGGTTTATCGGGCTACAAGCGGCTGCTCGACAGCAAGCTCGACGCGGTCGTCATCGAGACGCCGCCCTATTTCCATCCGCAACAGGCAGCGGACGCGGTGGACGCGGGCAAGCATGTTTATCTGGCCAAACCGATTGCGGTGGATGCGCCCGGCTGCCAGGCAATTGCCGAAGCCGGGGAGCGCGCCACCGCGCGGAAGCGGGTGTTCCTGGTGGATTTCCAGACGCGAGCCGATGCGAACTTCCGCGACGCCGTTGGGCAGGTCCACAAAGGCGCGATGGGCCCGCTGGTTATGGCCGAGGCGTGGTATCCATGGGCGGGCGGCGGGCGCGGTCAGCCGCCGGCAACGCCCGAGCAGCAACTGCGGAGCTGGTACTATGTCCTGCCGCTCTCGGGCGATTTCATCGTCGAGCAGAGCATCCATTCGCTGGACCTGGTCACCTGGATCATCAACGCCGATCCCATCCGCGCCCGCGGCACCGGCGGCCACAAGGTGCGCCCGGCCAACAGCATTTATGACCATTTTGCGGTGACGTACTGGTTCCCGAACGACCTAGTGCTGTCATTCACCTGCATCCAAAGCATTCCGATGGTGAAGGATGAAATTCGGGCACGGGTGTTTGGGGCCAATGGCTATATTGACGCGGATTACTACACCGGCGTGACGCTACGTGGCCCGGAGACTGCCGTGCGCGCCACGGTCGGCGACCTCTACAAGAGCGGCACCGTCGTCAATATCAACGAATTCCACGTCGCAGTCACCCAGGGCGATTGCTCCAATCCGACGGTGGCGCCTTCGGTCCGCTCGAATCTGACTGCTATTCTGGGCCGCGAAGTCGCCTACCACCGGAAGGAATTGACGCTGGCGGCGCTATTGAAGCAAGGCAGGAAACTGGAGCCGGATCTCAAGGGGCTGAACGCTTAG